Proteins found in one Nostoc sp. NIES-3756 genomic segment:
- the rplR gene encoding 50S ribosomal protein L18 produces MKLTRRESKNRRHRRIRGKVQGSPERPRLAVFRSNEHIYAQVIDDTQHHTLVAASTVEPEVKSSLTSGGNCTASAQIGKLIAQRSLEKGITKVVFDRGGNLYHGRIKALAEAAREAGLDF; encoded by the coding sequence ATGAAACTTACTCGTAGAGAATCAAAAAATCGTCGTCACAGACGCATTCGTGGTAAAGTTCAAGGTTCTCCAGAACGTCCACGGTTGGCTGTATTCCGCTCTAATGAGCATATTTACGCTCAAGTAATTGATGATACACAACATCACACACTGGTAGCAGCATCAACTGTAGAACCAGAAGTGAAATCTAGTTTGACATCGGGCGGTAACTGTACAGCATCAGCCCAAATCGGTAAATTGATCGCACAGCGATCGCTAGAAAAAGGCATTACCAAAGTCGTATTTGATAGAGGTGGTAACTTATACCACGGTCGCATCAAAGCACTAGCCGAAGCAGCACGCGAAGCTGGTTTAGATTTCTAA